A genomic window from Triticum urartu cultivar G1812 chromosome 7, Tu2.1, whole genome shotgun sequence includes:
- the LOC125522464 gene encoding protein transport protein SFT2-like: MQKTAQSWFTGGSASPSTAAESQPSLLADWNSYAATRSDVSSSSPLPFDIEAAVRSANDTVSGTFNVVSKGVRELPGSFQGATSSFPSGKALMYFGLFLATGIFFVFIAFTLFLPVMVLMPQKFAICFTLGCALIIASLFALKGPANQLAHMTSKERLPFTVGFTGCMVGTIYVSMVLHSYFLSVIFSILQVLALAYYTISYFPGGSSGLKFLSSSLLSPVSRIFSS; encoded by the exons ATGCAGAAGACGGCGCAGTCCTGGTTCACCGGCGGCTCCGCCTCCCCCAGCACCGCCGCGGAGTCGCAGCCCTCCCTGCTTGCCGACTGGAACTCCTACGCAGCCACCCGGTCGgacgtctcctcctcctcccccctcccgTTCGACATCGAGGCCGCCGTCCGCTCGGCCAACGACACCGTCTCCGGCACCTTCAATGT GGTGTCCAAGGGCGTGCGGGAGCTGCCGGGGAGCTTCCAGGGCGCCACCAGCAGCTTCCCCTCGGGGAAGGCGCTCATGTACTTCGGGCTCTTCCTCGCCACCGGCATCTTCTTCGTCTTCATCGCCTTCACGCTCTTCCTCCCCGTCATGGTGCTCATGCCGCAGAAGTTCGCTATCTGCTTCACACTTGGCTGCGCTCTCATCATCGCTTCGCTCTTCGCGCTCAAAGGGCCCGCCAACCAGCTCGCCCATATGACGTCAAAAGAG AGGCTACCATTTACAGTGGGGTTCACCGGATGCATGGTTGGCACAATTTATGTCTCTATGGTGCTTCACAGCTATTTCCTGTCGGTGATATTCTCAATCCTTCAG GTCCTTGCTCTTGCTTACTACACCATATCCTACTTCCCTGGAGGCTCTAGTGGATTGAAGTTTCTCTCGTCAAGTCTCCTGTCCCCAGTATCAAGAATTTTTAGCTCGTAA